A single window of Rhinoraja longicauda isolate Sanriku21f chromosome 29, sRhiLon1.1, whole genome shotgun sequence DNA harbors:
- the pnpo gene encoding pyridoxine-5'-phosphate oxidase translates to MWRRVTDTTINLAVTLSRRAAHSLLGDRRPGPAAIPAGMSSTPAGMSPGPGPSLDVAAMRKNYKCDRDAFEENHLVSLDPMKQFGDWFEEATKCPSILEANAMCLATSTKDGKPSARMLLLKGFGPDGFRFFTNHESRKGCELEMNPFAAIVFYWEPLNRQVRIEGRVAKLPRKDSEEYFHSRPRSSQIGALISHQSSVIPNREFLRRKNAEMEEFYKGQDVPIPDYWGGYVLEPATMEFWQGQTNRLHDRIVFQRQGQTEAPDSTLIHSAEGNWVYKRLSP, encoded by the exons atgtggcGGCGGGTAACTGACACCACCATCAATCTCGCCGTCACTTTGAGCAGACGCGCCGCGCACTCGCTGCTGGGCGACAGGAGACCCGGCCCGGCTGCCATCCCCGCCGGCATGTCCTCCACCCCCGCCGGCATGTCCCCCGGCCCCGGCCCATCGCTGGACGTGGCCGCCATGAGGAAGAACTACAAATGTGACCGGGAC GCTTTCGAAGAGAATCATCTGGTTTCTTTGGACCCCATGAAGCAGTTTGGTGACTGGTTTGAAGAGGCAACCAAGTGCCCGTCTATCCTAGAAGCCAACGCCATGTGCCTTGCCACCAGTACCAA GGATGGAAAACCCTCTGCTCGAATGCTGCTTCTGAAAGGGTTTGGACCTGATGGCTTCAGATTCTTCACTAACCATGAGAGCAGGAAGGGCTGTGAACTG GAGATGAATCCATTTGCAGCAATTGTATTTTACTGGGAGCCCTTGAATAGGCAA GTGCGCATCGAAGGACGGGTGGCAAAGTTGCCGCGGAAGGATTCCGAGGAGTATTTCCATTCCCGGCCCAGGAGCAGCCAGATTGGGGCACTGATCAGCCACCAGAGCTCGGTGATCCCAAACAGAGAG TTTCTACGGAGGAAGAATGCAGAGATGGAGGAGTTCTACAAAGGCCAGGACGTGCCGATACCCGACTACTG GGGTGGCTACGTGCTGGAGCCCGCGACCATGGAGTTCTGGCAGGGCCAGACCAACCGACTGCATGACAGGATCGTCTTCCAACGCCAGGGTCAGACGGAGGCCCCAGACTCCACCCTCATCCACAGCGCAGAGGGCAACTGGGTGTATAAACGCCTGTCTCCATGA